In Oscillatoria acuminata PCC 6304, a single window of DNA contains:
- a CDS encoding type II toxin-antitoxin system VapC family toxin, producing the protein MSYLLDTNVWARYLNGRSPAIRQKFREVDLTQVFICSIVKSELAYGAFKSRNPDLTYRKQNDFITLFVSLPFDDVSALIFGRLKAQLELTGEMIGIKDLQIAAIALANDLTLVTHNTAEFERVTGLQIEDWELTT; encoded by the coding sequence ATGAGTTATTTACTGGATACCAATGTTTGGGCTAGATATCTAAATGGGCGATCGCCTGCAATTCGGCAGAAATTTAGAGAGGTTGATTTAACTCAAGTTTTTATTTGTTCAATTGTTAAGTCAGAATTGGCTTACGGTGCTTTTAAAAGTCGTAATCCCGATCTAACCTACCGCAAGCAGAATGATTTTATCACTCTTTTTGTTTCGCTTCCTTTCGATGATGTTTCTGCTTTAATTTTTGGTAGATTAAAGGCTCAACTAGAATTAACAGGTGAGATGATTGGGATCAAAGATTTACAAATTGCTGCGATCGCTCTGGCAAACGATTTGACGCTAGTCACCCACAATACGGCAGAGTTTGAACGGGTGACAGGGTTGCAGATAGAGGATTGGGAACTAACAACATAG